GCTGGGCCTGCGGTCTAAACGGCACCCACAGCCGATAAATGCCGTCATTAATAGGGAAGGTCATCTTCTCCCTCTTGCGGCTCTGCAGCCCCCAGGTTTGGATCAAACTCTTGGGCTTGCGCCTCTTGGGCTTGCGCCTCTTGGCTTTGCGTCTGCTCCGTCTCTTCCTGCACTGGCGCGCCCTCTCCTTGCTGCGGGAAAAGCTCACGCTGTTTTTCTTTGGCCGTCAGCGGGCGCTGATCCAGCACGTCGCCCGTTTCGGGGTGCTTTACGGTATAGGTGTTTTGCGTGTAGTTGATAATTACCGGGCACTCCAAAGTGCGTTCTTCTCCGCCTTCTTTTATTAGGCCAATGGTGTGCCTGATTTCCGCTTCCGACCCTTTGGCAATGTCGCCCATCAGTTTTGCTTTCTCGGCAAAAGCGTTTTTCTTTTCCGTCAGGTCGGTCACTTTTTCATTTAGTCCCGCCAGTTCTTCCTCGGTGAAGTGGTGGAACAGGTTTCTGCTTTCCAGTGCGGTTTCAATCTCGTCCTGTTGCGGCTGGTTTTGCGTTTCGGCCTTTTCGGTTGCTTTTTTTCTCGGCATCGGTCTATTCTCCTTTTACATCTTCAATTTGCCCGGTCATCAGTTTGTAGGCCAGGTAGGTGGTCATCGTGTCCATATAGCAATACGGGATCACCAGTTTATCCTGTCCCTCTGCGGCCAGTTTTGGGGCGTCCGCCCCGCTGATTACTTCTTTGTACTCCGGCAGTCCCAAGCGGTTCTGCACGGTTTTAAGCTTCACAAAAAGCTGTCCGTTAAACTCGGTCGTGTAATTGCGCAGGTACTCGCGCATCACGTCATAGTGCGGGTTCACTCCCGGCACAAACAGCGCCGGCAACTGGAGTTTGTGGCGGATGTACGCGTTTCTCATTTTGGGCAAGTCAAACCCGCGGCTATTAAAGCCCACAATCTCCGTCAGCTCGCTGGTGCGTTCCGCCAGCCAGTCGCGCAAGTCCAACAGCATTTCTTTTTCTGTTTTGAAGTTGCGTATTTCAGCCGCCAGCCCGGGCATAGTCTTTACCGGGCATTTGGAAGGAATGCAGCTCCACACCACATTCCCGGCATCCGTGGCCGCGCAAAGCACCATAATGGGCGCCCTATCCAGCAAGGCGGCTTTTTCTACTGCTTTTTGATAGGCCTCTATCTTGGCGGCCTGCTGCTCCTGTGCCGTTTTGGCTTTGGCAGGCATTTTGGCTTCCTGCGCTTTGGTGTTGATGTCGGCGGATGCGGCGTTTCCGGTTTCAATGTCAAAGCAAAAATGCTTCAGTCCCGTGTTTACGGCCTGCGCCTCAGCCAACAGGTTTACGGGTTGTTTGCACATTACCATTTCCTCCCATATCCACCGCCGCGGTTGTATCCGCCGCCATAGCCGCCGCGGCCATAGCTTCCACCGTTACCGCCATATCCGCCGCCATTACGCTGGAAACCACGCACTTGGTAGCCCATATTCAACATCGCGGCAATA
The DNA window shown above is from Elusimicrobium sp. An273 and carries:
- a CDS encoding ribonuclease H-like domain-containing protein, which gives rise to MCKQPVNLLAEAQAVNTGLKHFCFDIETGNAASADINTKAQEAKMPAKAKTAQEQQAAKIEAYQKAVEKAALLDRAPIMVLCAATDAGNVVWSCIPSKCPVKTMPGLAAEIRNFKTEKEMLLDLRDWLAERTSELTEIVGFNSRGFDLPKMRNAYIRHKLQLPALFVPGVNPHYDVMREYLRNYTTEFNGQLFVKLKTVQNRLGLPEYKEVISGADAPKLAAEGQDKLVIPYCYMDTMTTYLAYKLMTGQIEDVKGE